The DNA sequence CAAGGGATCCCATGCCGCCTCCAGCAGTTCCCGGTCGCGGGCATTGACGCGCACGACGATATCGCTGTGATCGATCTGTGCCACACCCTCGCGTAGCAGCTGAAGCAGGTGTTCCCGGTAGGCATCGCGGTCCTCGACGAACGCACGCATCCGCTCCTCGAGACGGGCCTCGACGCCCCGCACCAGGTTCCAGCGTACCCGGTCGAGATTGCTCTGCAGCTTCAGTTCCGCCGCCTGTACCCGCTGGCGGTAGTGGCGGTCGCCCAGGGCGCGGGCGATCGCCTCCTCGCGGGCTTCGCGCTGGCGCAGCCGCTCGGCGGCCTCGCGCAGCACCGATTCCCGGGTACGCTGCGCCTGTTCGGCGAATTGGTCGGCAAGCCGCTGCGCCCGTGCCAGAATCGCGTTTTCGAGTTCGAGTACCTGATTCACTTCGTTTCCCCGGTGGATAGGCTGCCGGCCCCGAACAGGTTCTGCAGCCGCGCCGCGACGTCACTGGTGAGCCGTGGCGGCAGGCTGCCGAGCGGGGGCAAGGATGTGACGATGATGCGCCCGCCCTCGCGCCGGAGCAGCGCGAGCATGGGCACGTCCCAGTCCATGATCGCGTCGTCGACAATCACGAACGCGCTTTCGCCCCCGCGGTCCATGTCGCGCAGGATTCGGTTCACCTGCGCGGGATCGGGATCGGTGACGGTTTCGAACCCGATCAGCCGGAAGCCGTCGGCGAGACTATGCTCGCCCATGAACAGCAGGCGGGTAACGCGCCCCTGGGGTGTTTCCGCAGGCACGGCCGGCCTCCGTCAGATCCGGTTCAGCAGCAGGATACTGATGACCAGACCGTAGATCGCGATCCCCTCGGCCAGCCCGATGTAGATCAGGCTCCGGCCGAGCATCTCCGGCTTCTCGGTGATCGCGGCGAGCGCGGCGGAGCCGATCGGACCCACCGCGATGCCGGCGCCGATGGTCGACAGGCCGGTCGGAATGCCGACCCCGATGATCGCGAGACCGAGGCCCACGCTGATCTCGGTCACCGCCTGCTCGACCCCCGCGGGCTGGGCGAGTGCATCGCTGATGCCGAAGACCAGCAGGCCGAACATCGCGCCGACGAACACCGTCATCTGCGTGATCAGGGCCGGCTTGAAGAAGCCGCGCAAGCGTGGCGACAGCGCCGGACGGAACTCGAGATACGCGCCGGTGGCGATGAGGCCGATGATGGCGAAGGACATGAGACCGACGAGCCAGTACATGGTCAACTCCCAGTTGGATGGAACAGGTAGCGGTGCGGGCCCATCACGCGGCCCGCGGGCGGCGGCGCAGGCGCAGCGGTGCGAACTCGCGCCCATCGCCCGAAAAATAGCGTGAGAAACCCTCGTAGTACTGCAAACGCATCACCTGGATGGTCACGATCACCCCCTCGAGCACCATCACGAAGATGTTGCCGAAGATGACCATCAGCACGTGTCCGACAGCCCCCATCATGCCGGCAAGCGTGAGCACCGCGATCATCAATGCGACGTGGTTGATGCTGAATGCCGCGACACGCAGGAAGGACAGCGTGTTCGAGATATAGCCGATCACCGTTTCCAGGGTCTCGATCAGCACCACCAGGATCTTTTCGCCGACGGGCGCGTCGAGGTGGAACCAGTTGTAGACCGCCAGCGCGGCCAGGGAGGCGATCACCAGAACGGCGGGAAGGGTGCCGAAGCCGTCGCCGGTCGCGAGCCCCACGCCGCCCCAGACGAGGCCCAGATAGAACAGC is a window from the Thioalkalivibrio paradoxus ARh 1 genome containing:
- a CDS encoding V-type ATP synthase subunit E, with the protein product MNQVLELENAILARAQRLADQFAEQAQRTRESVLREAAERLRQREAREEAIARALGDRHYRQRVQAAELKLQSNLDRVRWNLVRGVEARLEERMRAFVEDRDAYREHLLQLLREGVAQIDHSDIVVRVNARDRELLEAAWDPLAAEFPGQNIRIDAEPIETLAGVLLLSEDGRMRVDNTFEGRVARLRTRLQQAILERLLPATLESGNPFTG
- a CDS encoding V-type proton ATPase subunit F family protein, with the protein product MPAETPQGRVTRLLFMGEHSLADGFRLIGFETVTDPDPAQVNRILRDMDRGGESAFVIVDDAIMDWDVPMLALLRREGGRIIVTSLPPLGSLPPRLTSDVAARLQNLFGAGSLSTGETK
- a CDS encoding ATP synthase subunit C produces the protein MYWLVGLMSFAIIGLIATGAYLEFRPALSPRLRGFFKPALITQMTVFVGAMFGLLVFGISDALAQPAGVEQAVTEISVGLGLAIIGVGIPTGLSTIGAGIAVGPIGSAALAAITEKPEMLGRSLIYIGLAEGIAIYGLVISILLLNRI